The following proteins are co-located in the Billgrantia tianxiuensis genome:
- a CDS encoding lysine exporter LysO family protein: MLSGLLIVLLPLLLGYLVPVRHAGVMSVINRGVNASVYVILLLMGIGLAGLDELSRELSRMGGQAMQLFAVITACNLAALWWLSRRLGLRMGSSPVVKDAPTTKLAALLGSLSLVAVVAGGILLGLALAWLGGDVIFQHAEQWAEWVLYVLLALIGCQLRNSGMPLKQILLNRHGLAIATTLAISSLIGGLLAAPLLALSWNEGLALASGFGWYSLSAILVGDQLGPVLGGVAFFNDLTRELLAFILIPLLIRRHAPLAIGYGGATSMDFTLPVIQQHGGVACVPIAVVSGFILSLLSPPLTLFFLSL; this comes from the coding sequence ATGCTCTCGGGGCTTTTGATCGTACTGCTGCCGCTGCTGCTGGGTTATCTGGTGCCGGTACGCCACGCCGGCGTGATGAGCGTCATCAACCGCGGCGTCAATGCCTCGGTCTACGTCATCCTGCTGCTGATGGGCATCGGCCTGGCGGGGCTCGACGAACTCAGCCGCGAATTGTCACGTATGGGCGGGCAGGCCATGCAGCTGTTCGCGGTGATCACCGCCTGTAATCTCGCCGCCCTGTGGTGGCTGTCACGTCGCCTGGGGCTGCGCATGGGCTCATCACCCGTGGTGAAGGACGCCCCCACCACCAAGCTGGCGGCATTGCTCGGCTCGCTCTCCCTGGTAGCCGTGGTGGCGGGCGGCATACTGCTCGGGCTCGCGCTCGCCTGGCTGGGTGGCGATGTCATCTTCCAGCATGCCGAGCAATGGGCCGAATGGGTGCTCTATGTGCTGCTGGCACTGATCGGCTGCCAGCTGCGCAACTCGGGCATGCCACTGAAGCAGATCCTGCTCAACCGTCACGGGCTGGCCATTGCCACGACCCTGGCGATCAGCTCCCTGATCGGCGGTCTGCTCGCCGCCCCCCTGCTGGCACTGAGCTGGAACGAGGGCCTGGCGCTGGCATCCGGCTTTGGCTGGTATTCGCTCTCAGCGATCCTGGTGGGCGATCAATTGGGTCCGGTGCTTGGCGGCGTGGCTTTCTTCAACGACCTCACCCGGGAGCTGCTTGCCTTCATCCTGATCCCCTTGCTCATCAGGCGCCACGCGCCACTGGCCATCGGCTACGGTGGCGCCACCTCGATGGATTTCACCCTACCAGTGATCCAGCAACACGGCGGCGTGGCCTGCGTGCCCATCGCCGTGGTCAGCGGCTTCATCCTCTCGCTGTTGTCGCCGCCCTTGACCCTGTTCTTCCTTTCGCTCTGA
- a CDS encoding carbohydrate ABC transporter permease: protein MSTPVTESAPIPARPLPATYRSTKVRRQRVRAAWYFLAPMLVTLAMVAGWPLLRTFYFSLTDASLSDLSDTLFIGLENYLVYDDGRWFGVLADPIWWRAVWNTVYFSVVSVSLEVVFGVVVALILNAEFKGRTLVRAAVLIPWAIPTIVSAQMWAWMLNDQFGIINHLLMGVGLIDSPIAWTADARYSMWAVIMVDVWKTTPFVALLVLAALQMLPKDCYEAAEVDGIHPVKVFFRVTLPLITPALMVAVIFRLLDALRVFDVIYVLTSNSTSTMSMSIYARQQLVEFQDVGYGSAASTLLFLIIALATIAYLYLGRKQLQLGGE from the coding sequence ATGTCGACTCCCGTGACAGAAAGCGCGCCGATCCCGGCGCGCCCCCTGCCGGCCACCTATCGCAGCACCAAGGTACGCCGCCAACGGGTACGCGCCGCCTGGTATTTCCTGGCACCGATGCTGGTGACGCTGGCCATGGTGGCCGGCTGGCCGCTACTGCGCACCTTCTACTTCAGCCTGACCGACGCCTCGCTCTCCGACCTTAGCGATACGCTGTTCATCGGCCTGGAAAACTACCTGGTCTACGACGACGGTCGCTGGTTCGGCGTGCTGGCCGATCCCATCTGGTGGCGGGCGGTATGGAATACCGTCTACTTCTCGGTGGTCTCGGTCTCGCTGGAGGTTGTCTTCGGGGTCGTCGTGGCACTGATCCTCAACGCTGAGTTCAAGGGGCGCACCCTGGTGCGGGCCGCGGTGCTGATTCCCTGGGCGATTCCCACCATCGTCTCGGCACAGATGTGGGCGTGGATGCTCAACGACCAGTTCGGCATCATCAACCACCTGCTCATGGGCGTGGGCCTGATCGACAGCCCCATCGCCTGGACCGCCGATGCCCGCTACTCGATGTGGGCGGTGATCATGGTCGACGTGTGGAAGACCACACCGTTCGTCGCCCTGCTGGTGCTGGCCGCGCTGCAGATGCTGCCCAAGGATTGCTACGAGGCCGCCGAGGTCGACGGCATCCATCCCGTTAAGGTGTTCTTTCGCGTCACCCTACCGCTGATCACTCCCGCTCTGATGGTGGCGGTAATCTTCCGCCTGCTCGACGCACTGCGCGTGTTCGACGTCATCTACGTGCTGACCTCCAACTCCACCAGCACCATGTCGATGTCGATCTACGCCCGCCAACAGCTGGTGGAATTCCAGGACGTGGGCTACGGCAGCGCCGCTTCCACGCTGCTGTTCCTGATCATCGCCCTGGCGACCATCGCCTACCTCTATCTGGGCCGCAAGCAACTGCAACTGGGAGGTGAATGA
- a CDS encoding nicotinate phosphoribosyltransferase, protein MSEPGPVQVADSELALLTDLYQLTMLQAYWKEAMTERATFSLFFRKMPSSRRFMLACGQQYAAALASRIRFTPAALECLDGMGRFDSAFLDWLAEWRFTGDIWTLAEGTPVFPNEPLLEVDAPIAEAQLIESLIMNLVQLETVLASKAVRIVLAARGRPVIDFGLRRMHGIDAAVRGVRAYRAAGLAGTSNVLGGLRHDLPLSGTMAHSYILAHDSETEAFRAFARHYPGTTLLVDTHDTLDGVRQVIALLRDEPELRVDAIRLDSGDLGELARDCRALLDEAGHERIKIVASSGLDEFKIARLLEEGAPIDAFGVGTRMGVSADSPAIDLSYKLVEYAGIPRVKHSTGKVNLPGRKQLFRRQGDAGHYIGDVIARRDEMFDDAEPLLVPLVRGGKLNTTHMAAADQARERVEQTLPRLPEGLRRLEPPTSSTEYPVVLSETLQRLAAS, encoded by the coding sequence ATGAGCGAGCCTGGCCCCGTGCAGGTGGCAGATAGCGAATTGGCGCTGCTGACCGATCTGTACCAGTTGACCATGCTGCAGGCCTATTGGAAGGAGGCAATGACCGAGCGAGCCACCTTCAGCCTGTTCTTTCGCAAGATGCCCTCGTCGCGGCGCTTCATGCTTGCCTGTGGCCAGCAGTACGCCGCGGCTCTTGCCAGCCGGATACGTTTCACGCCTGCCGCCTTGGAGTGCCTCGACGGGATGGGACGATTCGATAGTGCCTTCCTCGACTGGCTGGCCGAGTGGCGCTTCACCGGAGATATCTGGACCCTGGCAGAAGGCACCCCGGTGTTTCCCAACGAGCCGCTACTGGAAGTCGACGCACCGATTGCCGAGGCGCAACTGATAGAAAGCCTGATCATGAACCTGGTACAGCTCGAGACGGTGCTGGCCTCCAAGGCCGTGCGCATCGTGTTGGCAGCCCGCGGCCGCCCGGTGATCGACTTCGGCCTGCGCCGCATGCATGGCATCGACGCCGCCGTGCGCGGTGTGCGCGCCTACCGTGCAGCGGGTCTGGCCGGCACCAGCAACGTACTGGGCGGGCTACGCCACGACCTGCCGCTGAGCGGCACCATGGCTCATAGCTACATCCTGGCCCACGACAGCGAGACCGAAGCCTTTCGCGCCTTCGCCCGCCACTACCCTGGTACTACGCTGCTGGTGGACACCCACGACACGCTCGACGGCGTGCGTCAGGTCATCGCGCTGCTGCGCGATGAGCCGGAACTGCGCGTCGACGCCATACGGCTCGACTCCGGCGATCTCGGCGAACTCGCCCGAGACTGCCGGGCGCTGCTCGACGAGGCCGGCCACGAGCGGATAAAGATCGTCGCCAGCAGCGGGCTCGATGAGTTCAAGATCGCAAGACTCCTTGAGGAAGGGGCGCCCATCGATGCCTTCGGTGTTGGCACACGGATGGGCGTTTCGGCCGATTCTCCAGCGATCGACCTCTCCTACAAATTGGTGGAATATGCTGGTATACCGCGCGTCAAACACTCCACGGGCAAGGTCAATCTGCCGGGGCGAAAGCAGCTGTTCCGGCGCCAGGGCGACGCCGGCCACTACATCGGCGACGTGATCGCCCGACGCGATGAAATGTTCGACGACGCCGAACCGCTGCTGGTGCCACTGGTGCGTGGCGGCAAACTCAACACCACCCATATGGCCGCGGCCGACCAGGCACGCGAGCGGGTCGAACAGACCCTACCCCGATTGCCCGAAGGGTTGCGACGCCTGGAGCCACCGACGAGCAGCACCGAGTACCCGGTCGTACTGAGCGAAACTCTCCAGCGGCTGGCGGCCTCCTGA
- a CDS encoding alpha-glucosidase family protein — protein sequence MQDNTFWWRGGVIYQIYPRSFMDSNGDGVGDLPGVTERLEYVASLGVDGIWLSPFFTSPMRDFGYDISDYRGVDPLFGTLDDFKRLLERAHALGLKVIIDQVISHTSDQHPWFQESRMNRDNPRAEWFVWADPNPDGTPPNNWLSIFGGPAWTFDSRRQQYYLHNFLSSQPDLNFHNPEVRAAQLDNMRFWLELGVDGFRLDTVNFYFHDQHLRSNPALTIDATRTMGAPKENPYTWQRHVYDISRPENVDFLRELRALMDEYPGTTTVGEIGDDTPLERMAEYTSGGDKLHMAYTFDLLNSPRSPDYIRGVLQRFQQFAGDAWPCWALSNHDVVRSATRWGSEECAFAYPRVALALLFSLRGSVCLYQGEELGLPEADVPFERIQDPYGLPLWPDFKGRDGCRTPMPWDDTPLAGFSTIEPWLPVAEPHLPLSVARQQEDPESMLNATRRLLRFRHQHPALFDGDMELLELGEALVAFTRERGSDKLLCVFNLTGQPQTAALPEIREALQEHGFQYEVSGGTLHLPPYQAAYFRL from the coding sequence ATGCAAGACAACACCTTCTGGTGGCGCGGCGGCGTCATCTACCAGATCTACCCGCGCAGCTTCATGGACAGCAACGGCGACGGTGTCGGCGACCTGCCCGGAGTGACCGAGCGACTCGAGTACGTCGCCTCGCTCGGCGTGGATGGCATCTGGCTGTCGCCCTTCTTCACCTCACCGATGCGCGACTTCGGCTACGACATCAGCGACTATCGCGGCGTCGATCCGCTGTTCGGCACGCTCGACGATTTCAAGCGGCTGCTGGAACGCGCCCATGCGCTCGGTCTCAAGGTGATCATCGACCAGGTCATCAGCCACACCTCGGACCAGCATCCCTGGTTCCAGGAGAGCCGCATGAACCGCGACAACCCGCGGGCCGAGTGGTTTGTATGGGCCGACCCCAACCCTGACGGCACGCCGCCCAACAACTGGCTGTCGATCTTCGGCGGGCCAGCGTGGACCTTCGACAGCCGGCGCCAGCAGTACTATCTGCATAACTTCCTGTCGAGCCAGCCGGACCTCAACTTCCACAATCCCGAGGTGCGCGCCGCCCAGCTCGACAACATGCGCTTCTGGCTGGAGCTGGGCGTCGACGGCTTCCGCCTCGACACGGTGAACTTCTACTTCCACGACCAGCACCTGCGCAGCAACCCGGCGCTGACCATCGATGCCACCCGCACCATGGGCGCGCCCAAGGAGAACCCCTATACCTGGCAGCGCCACGTATACGACATCAGCCGACCCGAAAACGTCGACTTCCTGCGCGAGCTGCGCGCGCTGATGGACGAGTATCCCGGTACCACCACGGTGGGCGAGATCGGCGACGACACGCCGCTGGAGCGAATGGCCGAGTACACCTCGGGCGGCGACAAGCTGCACATGGCCTATACCTTCGACCTGCTCAACTCGCCGCGCTCGCCGGACTACATCCGCGGCGTGCTGCAGCGCTTCCAGCAGTTCGCCGGCGACGCCTGGCCGTGCTGGGCGCTGTCCAACCACGACGTGGTGCGCAGCGCCACCCGCTGGGGCAGCGAGGAGTGCGCCTTCGCCTACCCGCGCGTGGCGCTGGCGCTACTGTTCTCGCTGCGCGGCAGCGTCTGCCTCTACCAGGGCGAGGAGCTCGGCCTGCCCGAGGCCGACGTGCCCTTCGAGCGCATCCAGGACCCCTATGGCCTGCCGCTGTGGCCCGACTTCAAGGGCCGCGATGGCTGCCGCACCCCGATGCCGTGGGACGACACCCCGCTGGCGGGCTTCTCGACCATCGAACCGTGGCTGCCGGTAGCCGAACCGCACCTGCCACTGTCGGTGGCACGCCAGCAGGAGGATCCCGAGTCGATGCTCAACGCCACCCGTCGCCTGCTGCGCTTCCGCCACCAGCACCCCGCGCTGTTCGACGGCGACATGGAGCTGCTCGAACTGGGCGAAGCGCTGGTCGCATTCACCCGCGAGCGGGGCAGCGACAAGCTGCTGTGCGTGTTCAATCTCACCGGACAACCACAGACCGCCGCCCTGCCCGAGATTCGCGAAGCGCTGCAGGAACATGGTTTCCAGTACGAGGTGAGCGGTGGCACGTTACATCTGCCGCCGTATCAGGCGGCCTATTTCCGCCTCTAA
- a CDS encoding ABC transporter substrate-binding protein produces the protein MFKKSLISTLVVAGAASLGHAQAADLTISCGAVGAELQLCQQGVRAWEEQTGHSVDVVSTPNSSTERLSLYQQILSANSTDIDIMQIDVVWPGLLANHLLDLREVLGDDAGEGHFSAIIENNTIDGRLVAMPWFTDAGVLYYRADLLEQYGHEAPETWEELTEIAREIQNAEREAGNDRMHGFVFQGRAYEGLTCNALEWVASHGGGTIVDADGEVTIGNSEAAAALDLAASWIGDISPSGVLNYTEEEARGVFQGGNAVFMRNWPYAWALAQSEGSEVRGKVGVTQLPHSGEGSSAATLGGWNLAVSRYSENAELAAELVAFLAGEQEQKRRAIEGAYNPTLESLYQDDEVLAAVPFFGELYDTFVNAVARPSAPTGDAYGRVSNAFFSATHDVLSGNKSGEEAVSDLDRELTRLKRRNW, from the coding sequence ATGTTCAAGAAGTCGTTGATCTCAACCCTCGTCGTGGCAGGAGCCGCCAGCCTCGGCCACGCCCAGGCCGCCGACCTGACCATCTCCTGCGGTGCGGTGGGTGCCGAGCTTCAGCTCTGCCAGCAGGGCGTACGGGCCTGGGAGGAGCAAACCGGCCATAGCGTCGACGTGGTCTCGACCCCCAACTCCTCCACCGAACGTCTCTCGCTCTACCAGCAGATTCTTTCCGCCAACTCCACCGATATCGACATCATGCAGATCGACGTGGTGTGGCCGGGCCTGCTAGCCAATCACCTGCTCGACCTGCGCGAAGTACTGGGAGACGACGCGGGAGAGGGGCATTTCTCGGCCATCATCGAGAACAACACCATCGACGGTCGCCTGGTAGCCATGCCCTGGTTCACCGACGCCGGGGTACTCTACTACCGTGCCGACCTGCTCGAGCAGTACGGTCATGAGGCTCCCGAAACCTGGGAAGAGTTGACCGAGATCGCCCGCGAGATCCAGAACGCCGAACGCGAGGCGGGCAACGACCGCATGCACGGTTTCGTCTTCCAGGGCCGTGCCTACGAAGGCCTGACCTGCAATGCCCTGGAGTGGGTGGCTAGCCACGGTGGCGGCACCATCGTCGATGCCGACGGCGAGGTCACCATCGGCAACTCGGAGGCTGCCGCCGCGCTCGATCTGGCCGCCTCCTGGATCGGCGACATCTCGCCCAGCGGCGTGCTCAATTACACCGAGGAGGAAGCCCGCGGCGTATTCCAGGGCGGCAACGCCGTGTTCATGCGTAACTGGCCCTACGCCTGGGCGCTGGCCCAAAGCGAAGGTAGCGAGGTGCGCGGCAAGGTGGGCGTGACCCAGCTTCCTCATAGCGGTGAAGGCAGCAGCGCTGCGACCCTGGGCGGCTGGAACCTGGCGGTGTCGCGCTACAGCGAGAACGCCGAGCTTGCCGCCGAGCTGGTGGCCTTCCTCGCCGGTGAGCAGGAGCAGAAGCGCCGCGCCATCGAGGGTGCCTACAACCCGACCCTCGAGTCGCTCTACCAGGACGATGAGGTGCTCGCGGCGGTGCCCTTCTTTGGTGAGCTCTACGACACCTTCGTCAACGCCGTGGCACGCCCCTCGGCCCCCACCGGCGACGCCTACGGCCGCGTCAGCAATGCCTTCTTCAGCGCCACCCACGACGTGCTCTCCGGCAACAAGAGCGGCGAAGAGGCGGTCAGCGATCTCGACCGCGAGCTGACCCGACTCAAGCGCCGCAACTGGTAA
- a CDS encoding LacI family DNA-binding transcriptional regulator, with protein sequence MSPPARRITLKDLARELGVSTATISNAFNRPDQLSPNLRERILAEAKRLGFRGPDAKARSLRTGRSRIIAVILAESLTYSLNDAVSSEFLSGVAEVLDTQGHTLLLLSARQAKCQLVDSASMADGFIVYGLMPSEELFDSLPLNASLVAVDFNVSGHPSVHVDNEPACFEIADHALTATPRKRPAIVNLRLTREPCNGRIDPKHTLLPAELTITRSRLAGFHRALEKHGFDTDRIPMWNVEENTFQVCEPVLEEILDLPDDERPDLLLCMSDRIALTALTLAEQRGLRIPEDLCLTGFDGIAEGQYRAPRLTTARQESGDKGRLAARMILGLEPGHSRLLGTELMLGETCP encoded by the coding sequence GTGTCGCCACCGGCCCGCCGTATCACTCTCAAGGATCTGGCCCGCGAGCTCGGCGTCTCCACCGCCACCATATCCAATGCCTTCAACCGCCCGGATCAGCTCTCGCCCAACCTGCGCGAGCGCATTCTTGCCGAGGCCAAGCGGCTAGGTTTTCGCGGCCCCGATGCCAAGGCGCGCAGCCTGCGTACCGGGCGCTCGCGGATCATCGCGGTGATCCTGGCCGAGAGTCTTACCTATAGCCTCAACGACGCCGTCTCCAGCGAATTCCTCTCGGGCGTAGCCGAGGTGCTCGACACCCAGGGGCATACCCTACTGCTGCTCTCCGCACGCCAGGCCAAGTGCCAACTGGTCGATTCGGCGAGCATGGCCGACGGCTTCATCGTCTACGGCCTGATGCCTTCCGAGGAGCTGTTCGACTCACTCCCGCTCAACGCCTCGCTGGTCGCCGTCGACTTCAACGTCTCGGGCCACCCTTCGGTTCACGTCGATAACGAGCCGGCCTGCTTCGAGATCGCCGACCATGCCCTGACGGCCACCCCCCGCAAGCGCCCGGCCATCGTCAACCTGCGTCTCACCCGCGAGCCATGCAACGGTCGTATCGACCCCAAGCACACCCTGCTGCCGGCCGAACTGACCATCACCCGTTCACGCCTGGCCGGTTTCCATCGCGCCCTGGAAAAGCACGGTTTCGACACCGACCGGATCCCCATGTGGAACGTGGAGGAAAACACCTTCCAGGTCTGCGAACCGGTGCTCGAGGAGATCCTCGACCTTCCCGACGATGAGCGGCCCGACCTGCTACTGTGCATGTCCGACCGTATCGCCCTGACCGCTCTGACACTCGCCGAGCAGCGCGGCCTGCGCATTCCCGAGGACCTGTGCCTGACCGGCTTCGACGGCATCGCCGAGGGACAATACCGGGCTCCCCGGCTGACCACGGCACGTCAGGAGAGCGGCGACAAGGGGCGCCTTGCGGCGCGCATGATCCTCGGCCTGGAACCGGGCCACTCACGCCTGCTGGGCACCGAGCTGATGCTGGGCGAAACCTGCCCCTGA
- a CDS encoding carbohydrate ABC transporter permease, with the protein MTSRQLSKLTARLGFWLLVALVVVMAVFPFYYAIKTSFTPSGDLFRVELWPTRATLANYLQIFSQRSFLQAIFNSVVVATSVVFIALLLGITASYALGRVRFRGRTTVLLVILGVSMFPQVAVLSGLFEVIRALNLYNNPGGLILSYTIFTLPFTVWVLTTFMRQLPLELEEAAIMDGATPWVTITKVFLPLMWPAMATTGLLAFIAAWNEFLFALTFTLTDSQRTVPVAIALLSGGSAYELPWAPIMAASVVVTVPLVILVIIFQRRIVSGLTAGAVKG; encoded by the coding sequence ATGACCTCGCGCCAGCTTTCCAAACTTACCGCACGCCTCGGCTTCTGGCTGCTGGTGGCGCTGGTCGTGGTGATGGCGGTGTTTCCGTTCTACTACGCGATCAAGACCTCCTTCACCCCCTCCGGCGATCTGTTCCGCGTCGAACTGTGGCCGACCCGAGCGACGCTGGCCAATTACCTGCAGATCTTCTCCCAGCGCAGTTTCCTTCAGGCGATCTTCAATTCGGTGGTGGTCGCCACCAGCGTGGTGTTCATCGCCCTGCTGCTCGGCATTACCGCCTCCTATGCCTTGGGCAGGGTGCGCTTTCGCGGCCGCACCACGGTACTGCTGGTAATCCTGGGGGTATCGATGTTTCCACAGGTGGCGGTGCTGTCAGGGCTGTTCGAGGTGATTCGCGCGCTCAACCTCTACAACAACCCGGGCGGGCTGATCCTGAGCTACACCATCTTCACGCTGCCCTTCACGGTATGGGTGTTGACCACCTTCATGCGCCAGCTGCCCCTGGAACTCGAAGAGGCCGCGATCATGGACGGCGCCACGCCCTGGGTGACCATCACCAAGGTGTTCCTGCCATTGATGTGGCCGGCCATGGCGACCACCGGGCTGCTCGCCTTCATCGCCGCCTGGAACGAGTTCCTCTTCGCCCTGACTTTCACCCTGACCGACAGCCAGCGCACCGTGCCTGTGGCCATCGCCCTGCTCTCGGGCGGCAGTGCCTACGAGCTACCCTGGGCACCGATCATGGCCGCCTCGGTGGTGGTCACGGTGCCGCTGGTCATCCTGGTGATCATCTTCCAGCGCCGCATCGTCTCGGGGCTGACAGCAGGCGCCGTGAAGGGATGA
- a CDS encoding efflux RND transporter periplasmic adaptor subunit — translation MPASSSLSPPSRSGAAARQRGRFTFTALLAVLILAAGAAGAWWLVSQPPRIERRAPAEVPAPLVDTVLAQRQAAAPELHGFGRVVAEREARLASRVAGELLEFTPEALPGRVVETGTPLARLDDSDLHLALREAEAALAQAEAQLAMERGEQQRAEAEYRSFGRELSAERRALVLREPQLRQAQAEVERARAVRDRARLDLERATLAAPWRGMVQAQLLGAGSMLANGTEVIHLVDVSRFWVRVSLPGAALDWLASADANGPGSQVRLTSRTWPGGEARHGEVIAMLPALEEQGLQAQLLVAVDDPLGLVSGAPALRLGDVVRLEFDARPREGLFVVPAAALRPGDLLWVLDDEERLRRRTVEVVHRGETRVLVGAGLEEGERVVTSQLGQPREGMRLRPRIADRERPAGERGEHGERRS, via the coding sequence ATGCCAGCCTCTTCATCGCTTTCCCCGCCCTCACGCAGCGGCGCCGCTGCCCGTCAGCGCGGTCGTTTCACTTTTACTGCCTTGCTTGCCGTACTCATCCTGGCGGCGGGTGCGGCCGGTGCCTGGTGGCTGGTTTCACAACCGCCCCGTATCGAGCGTAGGGCACCGGCAGAGGTCCCGGCACCGCTGGTCGATACGGTGCTGGCACAGCGCCAGGCGGCCGCCCCGGAGCTGCACGGCTTCGGCCGGGTCGTCGCCGAGCGTGAGGCGCGCCTGGCCAGCCGGGTCGCCGGCGAGCTGCTCGAATTCACTCCTGAGGCATTGCCGGGCCGCGTGGTGGAGACCGGCACGCCGCTGGCGCGCCTGGACGACAGCGACCTGCATCTGGCCCTGCGCGAGGCCGAGGCGGCACTGGCACAGGCCGAGGCACAGCTGGCCATGGAGCGTGGCGAGCAGCAGCGCGCCGAAGCTGAATATCGCAGCTTCGGCCGCGAACTGTCCGCCGAACGCCGCGCCCTGGTACTGCGCGAGCCACAGCTACGCCAGGCCCAGGCGGAAGTGGAACGTGCCCGGGCCGTCCGCGACCGGGCACGGCTGGATCTCGAACGGGCCACCCTCGCAGCACCTTGGCGCGGCATGGTCCAGGCCCAGTTGCTGGGTGCCGGCAGCATGCTGGCCAACGGCACCGAGGTCATCCATCTGGTCGATGTCTCGCGTTTCTGGGTGCGTGTCTCGCTACCCGGTGCGGCACTCGACTGGCTCGCATCCGCCGATGCCAACGGCCCCGGCAGCCAGGTGCGCCTGACATCGCGCACCTGGCCCGGCGGCGAGGCGCGCCACGGCGAGGTGATCGCCATGTTGCCGGCGCTCGAGGAGCAGGGCCTCCAGGCCCAGCTGCTGGTGGCGGTCGACGACCCCCTGGGTCTCGTGAGCGGCGCCCCCGCCCTGCGCCTGGGCGATGTAGTGCGCCTGGAATTCGACGCCCGGCCCCGGGAGGGGCTGTTCGTCGTTCCGGCCGCCGCCCTGCGCCCGGGTGACCTGCTGTGGGTGCTGGACGACGAGGAGCGCCTGCGCCGCCGCACGGTGGAGGTAGTGCATCGCGGCGAGACACGCGTGCTGGTCGGCGCCGGCCTCGAGGAGGGCGAACGCGTGGTGACCTCACAGCTCGGCCAGCCGCGCGAAGGCATGCGCCTGCGGCCGCGCATCGCCGACCGCGAACGCCCGGCTGGCGAACGTGGCGAGCACGGGGAGCGCCGCTCATGA
- a CDS encoding nicotinamidase, which produces MRHVDYGPDTALLVVDMQNDFCEGGALPVKGGDALVTGINLEIEAARREGALVVASRDWHPIDHMSFTHRGGQWPVHCVQDTPGAAFHPQLKLPDDTVRVSKATAFDTDAYSAFDGTGLAGYLRERGIARVAVCGLAMDVCVRATALEARREGFEVIVLDALTMPVAPDSRGHCHRELQAAGVEIRQ; this is translated from the coding sequence ATGCGTCATGTGGACTACGGCCCGGATACCGCGCTGCTGGTCGTGGACATGCAGAACGACTTCTGTGAAGGTGGTGCGCTCCCGGTAAAAGGCGGCGATGCCCTGGTCACAGGCATCAATCTCGAAATAGAGGCAGCACGTCGCGAAGGTGCGCTGGTCGTGGCTTCCCGCGACTGGCACCCCATCGATCACATGAGCTTCACTCACCGCGGCGGCCAATGGCCGGTGCACTGCGTGCAGGACACCCCCGGCGCGGCCTTTCACCCGCAGTTGAAGCTTCCCGACGACACCGTGCGCGTGAGCAAGGCCACCGCCTTCGATACCGACGCCTATTCCGCTTTCGACGGCACCGGCCTCGCCGGCTATCTGCGCGAGCGTGGCATCGCCCGCGTTGCGGTCTGCGGGTTGGCGATGGACGTGTGCGTCCGGGCCACCGCACTCGAGGCCCGTCGCGAGGGCTTCGAGGTCATCGTGCTCGATGCCCTGACCATGCCCGTCGCCCCGGATTCACGCGGCCACTGCCACCGTGAACTCCAGGCTGCCGGAGTCGAGATTCGACAATGA